A window from Equus caballus isolate H_3958 breed thoroughbred chromosome 8, TB-T2T, whole genome shotgun sequence encodes these proteins:
- the B3GNT4 gene encoding N-acetyllactosaminide beta-1,3-N-acetylglucosaminyltransferase 4, with protein sequence MFRRLGWPVLYSLAVLLPSCLLFLKKEPKPPRGPTARQLFWAPAGPRRSQCPPNHTVANASLSLPSRHRLFLTYRHCRNFSVLLEPSGCAKDTFLLLAIKSQPGHVERRAAIRSTWGRAGDWARGQQLKLVFLLGVAGPVPPAQLLAYESREFDDILQWDFAEDFFNLTLKELHLQRWVAAACPQVHFMLKGDDDVFVHVSNVLEFLDGWDPAQDLLVGDVIHQALPNRNTKVKYFIPPSMYRARHYPPYAGGGGYVMSRATVQRLQAAVEEAELFPIDDVFVGMCLRKLGVSPMHHAGFKTFGIRQPLDPLDPCLYKGLLLVHRLSPLEMWTMWALVTDEGLKCASGPLS encoded by the coding sequence ATGTTCCGCAGGCTGGGCTGGCCGGTCCTGTACAGCCTGGCTGTGCTGCTGCCAAGCTGCCTGCTCTTCCTGAAGAAGGAGCCCAAGCCGCCACGGGGCCCCACGGCCCGCCAGCTCTTCTGGGCTCCCGCGGGGCCCCGCCGCAGCCAGTGTCCTCCCAACCACACAGTGGCTAATGCCTCCCTGTCCCTGCCTAGCCGTCACCGCCTCTTCTTGACCTATCGCCACTGCCGCAACTTCTCTGTCTTGCTGGAGCCTTCAGGCTGTGCCAAGGACACCTTTCTGCTCTTGGCCATCAAGTCGCAGCCTGGCCACGTGGAACGGCGTGCGGCCATCCGCAGCACCTGGGGCCGGGCGGGGGACTGGGCTAGGGGCCAGCAGTTGAAGCTGGTGTTCCTCCTAGGGGTGGCAGGACCTGTGCCCCCAGCCCAGCTGCTGGCCTATGAGAGTCGGGAGTTTGATGATATCCTACAGTGGGACTTTGCTGAGGACTTCTTCAACCTGACACTCAAGGAGCTGCACCTGCAGCGCTGGGTGGCGGCTGCCTGTCCCCAGGTCCACTTCATGCTAAAGGGAGATGACGATGTCTTTGTTCATGTCTCCAATGTGCTCGAGTTCTTGGATGGCTGGGACCCAGCCCAAGACCTCCTAGTAGGAGATGTCATCCACCAGGCCCTGCCCAACAGGAACACTAAGGTCAAATACTTCATCCCACCCTCCATGTACAGGGCCCGCCACTACCCACCCTATGCTGGGGGTGGAGGGTATGTCATGTCCAGAGCCACCGTGCAGCGCCTCCAAGCAGCCGTGGAAGAGGCTGAACTCTTCCCCATCGATGACGTCTTTGTGGGTATGTGCCTGAGGAAGCTGGGGGTGAGCCCCATGCACCATGCTGGCTTCAAGACATTTGGAATACGACAGCCCCTGGACCCCTTGGACCCCTGCCTGTACAAAGGGCTCCTACTCGTACATCGTCTCAGCCCCCTGGAGATGTGGACCATGTGGGCATTGGTGACAGATGAGGGGCTCAAGTGTGCATCTGGCCCCTTGTCCTAG
- the LRRC43 gene encoding leucine-rich repeat-containing protein 43 isoform X5: MECLCARPPPCLQHLGLGHNKLLGPLESLYVTADHWPTLVSLDLGFNNLTDLQSLIASLSTLQHLRLLVLQGNPLALVPYYRGFTIDSLSRLCVLDDITVSPNEKHLFRDLGHSGDLLPREAQFVVTIGNVRGVPDTSVLDPEPGPQGPFITYSYYVTYDFVEDEEDEGKKYGGVLAEIVSPSLIMEQLGEEFPEEVIGEAEGSLESGLTTQTQSGELEEESLVSGGSAPLPRLTDSAEELAKLRPLTDPRLCPSPGTVLFSTVRKPWAEVIPCNYEMQHTLKDLVPLKAFLLAGTTVTVVEEKVLSWPAGLPLVDASLSARKGKGEKNKKDKKGTDLNGGKEAAKDQKGSKKKKELPKDLQQDQPILRVLGSGAVVLEPLLVGEPLVSTVCNFGVIRTLESDRLTFLRDSKKPKKAKKETGKSKTKPGASEKRKSVFSMYEGDYQPEPLTVEVQIQLNQCRSAEEAIRALSL; the protein is encoded by the exons ATGGAGTGTCTGTGTGCCCGCCCACCCCCGTGCCTCCAGCACTTGGGCTTAGGTCACAACAAACTTCTGGGCCCCTTGGAAAGTCTGTATGTCACCGCGGATCACTG GCCCACCCTTGTCTCTCTGGACCTGGGCTTCAACAACCTGACGGACCTGCAGAGCCTGATCGCCAGCCTCAGCACGCTCCAGCACCTGCGGCTGCTGGTGCTTCAGGGGAACCCGCTGGCCCTGGTGCCCTACTACAGAGGCTTCACCATCGACAGCCTGTCCCGGCTCTGCGTGCTGGATGACATCACCGTGTCTCCCAATGAGAAGCACCTGTTCCGGGACCTCGGCCACAGTGGGG ATCTCCTGCCACGCGAGGCACAGTTTGTGGTGACTATTGGAAATGTCAGAGGGGTCCCCGACACCTCTGTCCTAGATCCAGAACCAGGGCCCCAAGGCCCTTTTATCACTTACAGCTATTATGTGACCTACGATTTTGTGGAAGATGAAGAAGACgaaggaaaaaaatatggtgGCGTGCTGGCTGAG ATTGTCAGTCCCTCTCTCATCATGGAGCAGTTAGGCGAGGAGTTTCCTGAAGAGGTCATCGGAGAGGCTGAAGGCTCTCTAGAGTCTGGGCTGACTACCCAGACCCAGTCgggagagctggaggaggagtCCCTCGTCTCGGGCGGGTCGGCGCCCTTGCCCAGGTTGACAGACTCCGCAGAAGAGTTGGCCAAGTTGCGGCCGCTTACAGATCCCCGGCTCTGCCCATCCCCAGG GACGGTTCTCTTCAGCACAGTCCGCAAGCCCTGGGCAGAGGTCATCCCCTGTAACTATGAGATGCAGCACACCCTCAAGGACCTGGTGCCACTCAAGGCCTTCCTGCTGGCCGGAACCACGGTGACCGTCGTGGAGGAGAAG GTTCTCTCCTGGCCTGCGGGGCTGCCTCTTGTCGACGCTTCCTTGTCTGccaggaaaggaaaaggggagaagaacaagaaagacAAGAAGGGAACAGATTTGAATGGGGGAAAAGAGGCGGCTAAG gACCAGAAGGGatccaagaagaagaaagagcttCCTAAGGACCTCCAGCAGGACCAGCCCATCCTGCGCGTGCTGGGCAGCGGCGCAGTGGTCCTGGAGCCGCTGCTCGTCGGGGAGCCGCTTGTGTCCACCGTGTGCAACTTTGGGGTGATCCGCACCTTGGAATCTGACAGGCTGACGTTTCTCAGG GACTCAAAGAAACCTAAGAAAGCTAAAAAAG agactgggaagtccaagaccaagccAGGAGCGTCAG aaaagagaaaatctgtgTTTTCAATGTACGAAGGCGACTACCAGCCCGAGCCTCTGACGGTGGAGGTCCAGATCCAGCTGAACCAGTGCCGCTCGGCCGAGGAGGCGATCCGGGCGCTCTCCCTGTAG
- the LRRC43 gene encoding leucine-rich repeat-containing protein 43 isoform X1: MEEPTRTLSAAVREHLRQLCLREFPCGTGSWNKSRFLPQTWRTWRELTPREEEAASPGEETREALLDLVRSPHSPWALLEGSSKEDHFLRELAIQNPLRLKDTFFYSYFKSLRMVNKHVSLVDKDLLKFTKLEELILSANRIKEIDAVNLPPTLKVLELYGNEVTSMECLCARPPPCLQHLGLGHNKLLGPLESLYVTADHWPTLVSLDLGFNNLTDLQSLIASLSTLQHLRLLVLQGNPLALVPYYRGFTIDSLSRLCVLDDITVSPNEKHLFRDLGHSGDLLPREAQFVVTIGNVRGVPDTSVLDPEPGPQGPFITYSYYVTYDFVEDEEDEGKKYGGVLAEIVSPSLIMEQLGEEFPEEVIGEAEGSLESGLTTQTQSGELEEESLVSGGSAPLPRLTDSAEELAKLRPLTDPRLCPSPGTVLFSTVRKPWAEVIPCNYEMQHTLKDLVPLKAFLLAGTTVTVVEEKVLSWPAGLPLVDASLSARKGKGEKNKKDKKGTDLNGGKEAAKDQKGSKKKKELPKDLQQDQPILRVLGSGAVVLEPLLVGEPLVSTVCNFGVIRTLESDRLTFLRDSKKPKKAKKETGKSKTKPGASEKRKSVFSMYEGDYQPEPLTVEVQIQLNQCRSAEEAIRALSL, encoded by the exons AATAAGTCACGCTTTCTTCCTCAAACTTGGCGAACATGGAGGGAGCTGACCcccagagaggaggaggctgCGAGCCCCGGGGAGGAGACAAGGGAGGCTCTGCTGGACCTGGTCCGCAGCCCCCACTCGCCCTGGGCTCTGCTGGAGGGCTCAAGTAAAGAGGACCATTTTCTGAGAGAACTGGCCATCCAGAATCCACTGAGGCTCAAAGACACCTTCTTCTACTCTTACTTCAAGTCCCTACGGATGGTGAACAAGCAT gTGAGCCTGGTGGATAAAGACCTCCTGAAATTTACGAAGCTGGAAGAGTTGATCCTGAGTGCTAATCGAATCAAGGAGATCGACGCCGTCAATCTGCCCCCCACTCTCAAG GTGTTGGAGCTCTACGGCAATGAGGTCACCAGCATGGAGTGTCTGTGTGCCCGCCCACCCCCGTGCCTCCAGCACTTGGGCTTAGGTCACAACAAACTTCTGGGCCCCTTGGAAAGTCTGTATGTCACCGCGGATCACTG GCCCACCCTTGTCTCTCTGGACCTGGGCTTCAACAACCTGACGGACCTGCAGAGCCTGATCGCCAGCCTCAGCACGCTCCAGCACCTGCGGCTGCTGGTGCTTCAGGGGAACCCGCTGGCCCTGGTGCCCTACTACAGAGGCTTCACCATCGACAGCCTGTCCCGGCTCTGCGTGCTGGATGACATCACCGTGTCTCCCAATGAGAAGCACCTGTTCCGGGACCTCGGCCACAGTGGGG ATCTCCTGCCACGCGAGGCACAGTTTGTGGTGACTATTGGAAATGTCAGAGGGGTCCCCGACACCTCTGTCCTAGATCCAGAACCAGGGCCCCAAGGCCCTTTTATCACTTACAGCTATTATGTGACCTACGATTTTGTGGAAGATGAAGAAGACgaaggaaaaaaatatggtgGCGTGCTGGCTGAG ATTGTCAGTCCCTCTCTCATCATGGAGCAGTTAGGCGAGGAGTTTCCTGAAGAGGTCATCGGAGAGGCTGAAGGCTCTCTAGAGTCTGGGCTGACTACCCAGACCCAGTCgggagagctggaggaggagtCCCTCGTCTCGGGCGGGTCGGCGCCCTTGCCCAGGTTGACAGACTCCGCAGAAGAGTTGGCCAAGTTGCGGCCGCTTACAGATCCCCGGCTCTGCCCATCCCCAGG GACGGTTCTCTTCAGCACAGTCCGCAAGCCCTGGGCAGAGGTCATCCCCTGTAACTATGAGATGCAGCACACCCTCAAGGACCTGGTGCCACTCAAGGCCTTCCTGCTGGCCGGAACCACGGTGACCGTCGTGGAGGAGAAG GTTCTCTCCTGGCCTGCGGGGCTGCCTCTTGTCGACGCTTCCTTGTCTGccaggaaaggaaaaggggagaagaacaagaaagacAAGAAGGGAACAGATTTGAATGGGGGAAAAGAGGCGGCTAAG gACCAGAAGGGatccaagaagaagaaagagcttCCTAAGGACCTCCAGCAGGACCAGCCCATCCTGCGCGTGCTGGGCAGCGGCGCAGTGGTCCTGGAGCCGCTGCTCGTCGGGGAGCCGCTTGTGTCCACCGTGTGCAACTTTGGGGTGATCCGCACCTTGGAATCTGACAGGCTGACGTTTCTCAGG GACTCAAAGAAACCTAAGAAAGCTAAAAAAG agactgggaagtccaagaccaagccAGGAGCGTCAG aaaagagaaaatctgtgTTTTCAATGTACGAAGGCGACTACCAGCCCGAGCCTCTGACGGTGGAGGTCCAGATCCAGCTGAACCAGTGCCGCTCGGCCGAGGAGGCGATCCGGGCGCTCTCCCTGTAG
- the LRRC43 gene encoding leucine-rich repeat-containing protein 43 isoform X4, which yields MVNKHVSLVDKDLLKFTKLEELILSANRIKEIDAVNLPPTLKVLELYGNEVTSMECLCARPPPCLQHLGLGHNKLLGPLESLYVTADHWPTLVSLDLGFNNLTDLQSLIASLSTLQHLRLLVLQGNPLALVPYYRGFTIDSLSRLCVLDDITVSPNEKHLFRDLGHSGDLLPREAQFVVTIGNVRGVPDTSVLDPEPGPQGPFITYSYYVTYDFVEDEEDEGKKYGGVLAEIVSPSLIMEQLGEEFPEEVIGEAEGSLESGLTTQTQSGELEEESLVSGGSAPLPRLTDSAEELAKLRPLTDPRLCPSPGTVLFSTVRKPWAEVIPCNYEMQHTLKDLVPLKAFLLAGTTVTVVEEKVLSWPAGLPLVDASLSARKGKGEKNKKDKKGTDLNGGKEAAKDQKGSKKKKELPKDLQQDQPILRVLGSGAVVLEPLLVGEPLVSTVCNFGVIRTLESDRLTFLRDSKKPKKAKKETGKSKTKPGASEKRKSVFSMYEGDYQPEPLTVEVQIQLNQCRSAEEAIRALSL from the exons ATGGTGAACAAGCAT gTGAGCCTGGTGGATAAAGACCTCCTGAAATTTACGAAGCTGGAAGAGTTGATCCTGAGTGCTAATCGAATCAAGGAGATCGACGCCGTCAATCTGCCCCCCACTCTCAAG GTGTTGGAGCTCTACGGCAATGAGGTCACCAGCATGGAGTGTCTGTGTGCCCGCCCACCCCCGTGCCTCCAGCACTTGGGCTTAGGTCACAACAAACTTCTGGGCCCCTTGGAAAGTCTGTATGTCACCGCGGATCACTG GCCCACCCTTGTCTCTCTGGACCTGGGCTTCAACAACCTGACGGACCTGCAGAGCCTGATCGCCAGCCTCAGCACGCTCCAGCACCTGCGGCTGCTGGTGCTTCAGGGGAACCCGCTGGCCCTGGTGCCCTACTACAGAGGCTTCACCATCGACAGCCTGTCCCGGCTCTGCGTGCTGGATGACATCACCGTGTCTCCCAATGAGAAGCACCTGTTCCGGGACCTCGGCCACAGTGGGG ATCTCCTGCCACGCGAGGCACAGTTTGTGGTGACTATTGGAAATGTCAGAGGGGTCCCCGACACCTCTGTCCTAGATCCAGAACCAGGGCCCCAAGGCCCTTTTATCACTTACAGCTATTATGTGACCTACGATTTTGTGGAAGATGAAGAAGACgaaggaaaaaaatatggtgGCGTGCTGGCTGAG ATTGTCAGTCCCTCTCTCATCATGGAGCAGTTAGGCGAGGAGTTTCCTGAAGAGGTCATCGGAGAGGCTGAAGGCTCTCTAGAGTCTGGGCTGACTACCCAGACCCAGTCgggagagctggaggaggagtCCCTCGTCTCGGGCGGGTCGGCGCCCTTGCCCAGGTTGACAGACTCCGCAGAAGAGTTGGCCAAGTTGCGGCCGCTTACAGATCCCCGGCTCTGCCCATCCCCAGG GACGGTTCTCTTCAGCACAGTCCGCAAGCCCTGGGCAGAGGTCATCCCCTGTAACTATGAGATGCAGCACACCCTCAAGGACCTGGTGCCACTCAAGGCCTTCCTGCTGGCCGGAACCACGGTGACCGTCGTGGAGGAGAAG GTTCTCTCCTGGCCTGCGGGGCTGCCTCTTGTCGACGCTTCCTTGTCTGccaggaaaggaaaaggggagaagaacaagaaagacAAGAAGGGAACAGATTTGAATGGGGGAAAAGAGGCGGCTAAG gACCAGAAGGGatccaagaagaagaaagagcttCCTAAGGACCTCCAGCAGGACCAGCCCATCCTGCGCGTGCTGGGCAGCGGCGCAGTGGTCCTGGAGCCGCTGCTCGTCGGGGAGCCGCTTGTGTCCACCGTGTGCAACTTTGGGGTGATCCGCACCTTGGAATCTGACAGGCTGACGTTTCTCAGG GACTCAAAGAAACCTAAGAAAGCTAAAAAAG agactgggaagtccaagaccaagccAGGAGCGTCAG aaaagagaaaatctgtgTTTTCAATGTACGAAGGCGACTACCAGCCCGAGCCTCTGACGGTGGAGGTCCAGATCCAGCTGAACCAGTGCCGCTCGGCCGAGGAGGCGATCCGGGCGCTCTCCCTGTAG
- the LRRC43 gene encoding leucine-rich repeat-containing protein 43 isoform X2 → MEEPTRTLSAAVREHLRQLCLREFPCGTGSWNKSRFLPQTWRTWRELTPREEEAASPGEETREALLDLVRSPHSPWALLEGSSKEDHFLRELAIQNPLRLKDTFFYSYFKSLRMVNKHVSLVDKDLLKFTKLEELILSANRIKEIDAVNLPPTLKVLELYGNEVTSMECLCARPPPCLQHLGLGHNKLLGPLESLPTLVSLDLGFNNLTDLQSLIASLSTLQHLRLLVLQGNPLALVPYYRGFTIDSLSRLCVLDDITVSPNEKHLFRDLGHSGDLLPREAQFVVTIGNVRGVPDTSVLDPEPGPQGPFITYSYYVTYDFVEDEEDEGKKYGGVLAEIVSPSLIMEQLGEEFPEEVIGEAEGSLESGLTTQTQSGELEEESLVSGGSAPLPRLTDSAEELAKLRPLTDPRLCPSPGTVLFSTVRKPWAEVIPCNYEMQHTLKDLVPLKAFLLAGTTVTVVEEKVLSWPAGLPLVDASLSARKGKGEKNKKDKKGTDLNGGKEAAKDQKGSKKKKELPKDLQQDQPILRVLGSGAVVLEPLLVGEPLVSTVCNFGVIRTLESDRLTFLRDSKKPKKAKKETGKSKTKPGASEKRKSVFSMYEGDYQPEPLTVEVQIQLNQCRSAEEAIRALSL, encoded by the exons AATAAGTCACGCTTTCTTCCTCAAACTTGGCGAACATGGAGGGAGCTGACCcccagagaggaggaggctgCGAGCCCCGGGGAGGAGACAAGGGAGGCTCTGCTGGACCTGGTCCGCAGCCCCCACTCGCCCTGGGCTCTGCTGGAGGGCTCAAGTAAAGAGGACCATTTTCTGAGAGAACTGGCCATCCAGAATCCACTGAGGCTCAAAGACACCTTCTTCTACTCTTACTTCAAGTCCCTACGGATGGTGAACAAGCAT gTGAGCCTGGTGGATAAAGACCTCCTGAAATTTACGAAGCTGGAAGAGTTGATCCTGAGTGCTAATCGAATCAAGGAGATCGACGCCGTCAATCTGCCCCCCACTCTCAAG GTGTTGGAGCTCTACGGCAATGAGGTCACCAGCATGGAGTGTCTGTGTGCCCGCCCACCCCCGTGCCTCCAGCACTTGGGCTTAGGTCACAACAAACTTCTGGGCCCCTTGGAAAGTCT GCCCACCCTTGTCTCTCTGGACCTGGGCTTCAACAACCTGACGGACCTGCAGAGCCTGATCGCCAGCCTCAGCACGCTCCAGCACCTGCGGCTGCTGGTGCTTCAGGGGAACCCGCTGGCCCTGGTGCCCTACTACAGAGGCTTCACCATCGACAGCCTGTCCCGGCTCTGCGTGCTGGATGACATCACCGTGTCTCCCAATGAGAAGCACCTGTTCCGGGACCTCGGCCACAGTGGGG ATCTCCTGCCACGCGAGGCACAGTTTGTGGTGACTATTGGAAATGTCAGAGGGGTCCCCGACACCTCTGTCCTAGATCCAGAACCAGGGCCCCAAGGCCCTTTTATCACTTACAGCTATTATGTGACCTACGATTTTGTGGAAGATGAAGAAGACgaaggaaaaaaatatggtgGCGTGCTGGCTGAG ATTGTCAGTCCCTCTCTCATCATGGAGCAGTTAGGCGAGGAGTTTCCTGAAGAGGTCATCGGAGAGGCTGAAGGCTCTCTAGAGTCTGGGCTGACTACCCAGACCCAGTCgggagagctggaggaggagtCCCTCGTCTCGGGCGGGTCGGCGCCCTTGCCCAGGTTGACAGACTCCGCAGAAGAGTTGGCCAAGTTGCGGCCGCTTACAGATCCCCGGCTCTGCCCATCCCCAGG GACGGTTCTCTTCAGCACAGTCCGCAAGCCCTGGGCAGAGGTCATCCCCTGTAACTATGAGATGCAGCACACCCTCAAGGACCTGGTGCCACTCAAGGCCTTCCTGCTGGCCGGAACCACGGTGACCGTCGTGGAGGAGAAG GTTCTCTCCTGGCCTGCGGGGCTGCCTCTTGTCGACGCTTCCTTGTCTGccaggaaaggaaaaggggagaagaacaagaaagacAAGAAGGGAACAGATTTGAATGGGGGAAAAGAGGCGGCTAAG gACCAGAAGGGatccaagaagaagaaagagcttCCTAAGGACCTCCAGCAGGACCAGCCCATCCTGCGCGTGCTGGGCAGCGGCGCAGTGGTCCTGGAGCCGCTGCTCGTCGGGGAGCCGCTTGTGTCCACCGTGTGCAACTTTGGGGTGATCCGCACCTTGGAATCTGACAGGCTGACGTTTCTCAGG GACTCAAAGAAACCTAAGAAAGCTAAAAAAG agactgggaagtccaagaccaagccAGGAGCGTCAG aaaagagaaaatctgtgTTTTCAATGTACGAAGGCGACTACCAGCCCGAGCCTCTGACGGTGGAGGTCCAGATCCAGCTGAACCAGTGCCGCTCGGCCGAGGAGGCGATCCGGGCGCTCTCCCTGTAG
- the LRRC43 gene encoding leucine-rich repeat-containing protein 43 isoform X3, whose translation MEEPTRTLSAAVREHLRQLCLREFPCGTGSWNKSRFLPQTWRTWRELTPREEEAASPGEETREALLDLVRSPHSPWALLEGSSKEDHFLRELAIQNPLRLKDTFFYSYFKSLRMVNKHVSLVDKDLLKFTKLEELILSANRIKEIDAVNLPPTLKVLELYGNEVTSMECLCARPPPCLQHLGLGHNKLLGPLESLYVTADHWPTLVSLDLGFNNLTDLQSLIASLSTLQHLRLLVLQGNPLALVPYYRGFTIDSLSRLCVLDDITVSPNEKHLFRDLGHSGDLLPREAQFVVTIGNVRGVPDTSVLDPEPGPQGPFITYSYYVTYDFVEDEEDEGKKYGGVLAEIVSPSLIMEQLGEEFPEEVIGEAEGSLESGLTTQTQSGELEEESLVSGGSAPLPRLTDSAEELAKLRPLTDPRLCPSPGTVLFSTVRKPWAEVIPCNYEMQHTLKDLVPLKAFLLAGTTVTVVEEKVLSWPAGLPLVDASLSARKGKGEKNKKDKKGTDLNGGKEAAKDQKGSKKKKELPKDLQQDQPILRVLGSGAVVLEPLLVGEPLVSTVCNFGVIRTLESDRLTFLRDSKKPKKAKKDVYFSTF comes from the exons AATAAGTCACGCTTTCTTCCTCAAACTTGGCGAACATGGAGGGAGCTGACCcccagagaggaggaggctgCGAGCCCCGGGGAGGAGACAAGGGAGGCTCTGCTGGACCTGGTCCGCAGCCCCCACTCGCCCTGGGCTCTGCTGGAGGGCTCAAGTAAAGAGGACCATTTTCTGAGAGAACTGGCCATCCAGAATCCACTGAGGCTCAAAGACACCTTCTTCTACTCTTACTTCAAGTCCCTACGGATGGTGAACAAGCAT gTGAGCCTGGTGGATAAAGACCTCCTGAAATTTACGAAGCTGGAAGAGTTGATCCTGAGTGCTAATCGAATCAAGGAGATCGACGCCGTCAATCTGCCCCCCACTCTCAAG GTGTTGGAGCTCTACGGCAATGAGGTCACCAGCATGGAGTGTCTGTGTGCCCGCCCACCCCCGTGCCTCCAGCACTTGGGCTTAGGTCACAACAAACTTCTGGGCCCCTTGGAAAGTCTGTATGTCACCGCGGATCACTG GCCCACCCTTGTCTCTCTGGACCTGGGCTTCAACAACCTGACGGACCTGCAGAGCCTGATCGCCAGCCTCAGCACGCTCCAGCACCTGCGGCTGCTGGTGCTTCAGGGGAACCCGCTGGCCCTGGTGCCCTACTACAGAGGCTTCACCATCGACAGCCTGTCCCGGCTCTGCGTGCTGGATGACATCACCGTGTCTCCCAATGAGAAGCACCTGTTCCGGGACCTCGGCCACAGTGGGG ATCTCCTGCCACGCGAGGCACAGTTTGTGGTGACTATTGGAAATGTCAGAGGGGTCCCCGACACCTCTGTCCTAGATCCAGAACCAGGGCCCCAAGGCCCTTTTATCACTTACAGCTATTATGTGACCTACGATTTTGTGGAAGATGAAGAAGACgaaggaaaaaaatatggtgGCGTGCTGGCTGAG ATTGTCAGTCCCTCTCTCATCATGGAGCAGTTAGGCGAGGAGTTTCCTGAAGAGGTCATCGGAGAGGCTGAAGGCTCTCTAGAGTCTGGGCTGACTACCCAGACCCAGTCgggagagctggaggaggagtCCCTCGTCTCGGGCGGGTCGGCGCCCTTGCCCAGGTTGACAGACTCCGCAGAAGAGTTGGCCAAGTTGCGGCCGCTTACAGATCCCCGGCTCTGCCCATCCCCAGG GACGGTTCTCTTCAGCACAGTCCGCAAGCCCTGGGCAGAGGTCATCCCCTGTAACTATGAGATGCAGCACACCCTCAAGGACCTGGTGCCACTCAAGGCCTTCCTGCTGGCCGGAACCACGGTGACCGTCGTGGAGGAGAAG GTTCTCTCCTGGCCTGCGGGGCTGCCTCTTGTCGACGCTTCCTTGTCTGccaggaaaggaaaaggggagaagaacaagaaagacAAGAAGGGAACAGATTTGAATGGGGGAAAAGAGGCGGCTAAG gACCAGAAGGGatccaagaagaagaaagagcttCCTAAGGACCTCCAGCAGGACCAGCCCATCCTGCGCGTGCTGGGCAGCGGCGCAGTGGTCCTGGAGCCGCTGCTCGTCGGGGAGCCGCTTGTGTCCACCGTGTGCAACTTTGGGGTGATCCGCACCTTGGAATCTGACAGGCTGACGTTTCTCAGG GACTCAAAGAAACCTAAGAAAGCTAAAAAAG atgtttatttctcaACGTTCtag